One genomic segment of Erythrolamprus reginae isolate rEryReg1 chromosome 2, rEryReg1.hap1, whole genome shotgun sequence includes these proteins:
- the NFIL3 gene encoding nuclear factor interleukin-3-regulated protein codes for MQLRKMQSVKTEQASADTSGNMDKIMALNSTLSDISDDLATGDEMLLGEGAVMKNKASACRRKREFIPDEKKDAMYWEKRRKNNEAAKRSREKRRLNDLVLENKLIALGEENATLKSELLSLKLKFGLISSSAYAQEIQKVNNSTVVYFQEYQNSKSSINAFIDEHEPTIVSSSCISVIKHSPQSSLSDVSEVSSIEHTQASPTQNNCRNTDDKFQLIKQEPMELENYTRDSRDERGSFTTSIYPGFMGNHFNGYSHSPPLLQTNRSSSNSPRTSETDEGVVGKSSDGEDEQQVPKGPIHSPVELKSAVVKVPEVSSSALPHKLRIKAKAMQIKVEMLDNEFDATQKRLSPIDMSSKRHLELEKNDAQNLAHNTHTPFSIQVTNIQDWSLKPEHWHHQKELTEKAQSDCKTTGFDVKDNSYQVSETENLYLKQGIANLSAEVASLKRLITTQHISASDSS; via the coding sequence ATGCAGCTAAGAAAAATGCAGTCCGTTAAAACAGAACAGGCATCTGCTGATACAAGTGGCAACATGGACAAAATTATGGCTCTTAATTCTACATTGAGTGATATATCAGATGACTTAGctactggtgatgaaatgttACTTGGAGAAGGAGCTGTTATGAAAAACAAGGCTTCGGCATGCAGGAGAAAACGGGAATTCATTCCAGATGAAAAGAAAGATGCCATGTACTGGGAAAAACGCCGTAAAAACAATGAAGCTGCCAAAAGGTCTAGGGAAAAACGGCGACTGAACGATCTTGTTTTAGAGAACAAGCTAATTGCACTGGGAGAAGAAAATGCCACTTTAAAATCTGAGTTACTTTCACTGAAGTTAAAGTTTGGTTTAATCAGCTCTTCTGCATATGCCCAAGAGATTCAGAAGGTCAACAATTCAACAGTTGTTTATTTTCAAGAATACCAGAATTCCAAATCGAGCATTAATGCTTTCATTGATGAACATGAGCCAACTATTGTAAGCAGTAGCTGTATATCTGTCATTAAGCACTCGCCACAAAGCTCTTTGTCTGATGTATCTGAAGTGTCATCAATAGAGCACACTCAAGCAAGCCCCACACAAAACAATTGCAGAAATACCGATGATAAATTCCAACTCATAAAACAAGAACCTATGGAATTAGAAAACTATACAAGAGATTCGCGAGATGAAAGAGGGTCCTTTACAACTTCAATATATCCAGGCTTCATGGGAAACCATTTTAATGGCTACTCACATTCCCCTCCACTGTTGCAAACAAACAGGTCCTCCAGCAATTCTCCAAGGACTTCAGAAACTGATGAGGGTGTTGTGGGAAAGTCGTCTGATGGAGAAGATGAGCAGCAGGTTCCTAAAGGTCCAATCCATTCTCCTGTTGAACTTAAAAGTGCCGTAGTTAAGGTTCCAGAGGTAAGCTCTTCTGCACTTCCTCATAAACTGAGAATTAAGGCAAAGGCCATGCAAATCAAAGTGGAAATGTTGGATAATGAATTTGATGCCACACAAAAGCGACTGTCACCTATTGATATGTCATCTAAAAGACATTTAGAACTTGAAAAGAATGATGCACAAAATTTAGCACACAATACTCACACTCCTTTCTCAATTCAAGTGACTAATATCCAAGATTGGTCTCTGAAACCAGAACACTGGCACCATCAAAAAGAACTAACTGAAAAAGCTCAGAGTGACTGCAAAACCACAGGGTTTGACGTTAAAGACAATTCCTACCAAGTCTCTGAGACAGAAAACTTGTACTTGAAACAGGGCATAGCAAATTTGTCTGCAGAGGTTGCTTCCCTTAAGAGACTTATAACGACACAACACATCTCTGCTTCAGACTCTAGCTAA